One Candidatus Binatia bacterium genomic window, AACGATGCGAAGCGGTCAATTCCGCTGCGCCTGCTTGCGCGGATCCTCGACGTCGATGCGACCTTCGTCAGCCTGCAGAAAGACCCGAGGCCCGACGACCTGATCTTCCTGCGCGAGCGCACCGATATCGTCGATCTGACCCAACATTTGACCGACTTCGTCGAGACCGCAGCCTTGGTGAGCTGCCTCGATCTCGTGATCACGGTCGACACGAGCGTGGCCCATCTCGCCGGCGCGCTGGGACGCCTCACCTGGGTGC contains:
- a CDS encoding glycosyltransferase family 9 protein codes for the protein NDAKRSIPLRLLARILDVDATFVSLQKDPRPDDLIFLRERTDIVDLTQHLTDFVETAALVSCLDLVITVDTSVAHLAGALGRLTWVLLPYTPDYRWLLDRDDSPWYPTLRLFRQSETRDYGTVLDRVRRELLGLIAASGREA